A single region of the Chrysoperla carnea chromosome 5, inChrCarn1.1, whole genome shotgun sequence genome encodes:
- the LOC123300841 gene encoding uncharacterized protein LOC123300841, protein MVRYCFICKEYYKADMYHRFPVGGDMRKKWLDAFGFEEDDVFRNTLVCSNHFENDCYHVPNHLTGNKVLKKGSIPSLLLAVQMVKKTPRKIKLDFDGESSNTAVGSTSNMELFSDNYKMELVSTETPRNKFVSTDNSKMEFVTAGNESIRLEESTSSKLFGAKSANTDVEPPSSIELPSISSEMEFIAPGSSVLKTSITQKRWRPAYVSQVDMEHEFDIPRHAKSHSSLAVDKIQKKKIIALNRDNRLLKARVKNLETFLNHLKSKNLISEEAYSNIQNTLSTSTEKMNIQEESFIEHDSLIDIKEEPIIDIKEEPVDSIQEQYQPIDPLSLPNYEGDSSQTEQHQLNVYKNTMNMVKVEDVPSEYNEDAHFRNDCLQFGNFVGIELQKLSDYNSLEVATQRIRSVILDAQNGLYKSDL, encoded by the exons atggttagatattgttttatttgcaaggaATATTATAAAGCAGACATGTATCACAG gtttCCTGTTGGTGGAGATATGCGTAAAAAATGGCTTGATGCGTTTGGATTTGAAGAAGACGATGTTTTTAGAAATACACTTGTGTGttcaaatcattttgaaaatgattgttACCACGTTCCTAATCATTTAACTGGGAATAAAGTATTGAAAAAGGGTTCCATCCCTTCGTTATTGCTTGCTGTTCAAATGGTCAAGAAAACACCACgtaaaat AAAATTAGATTTCGATGGAGAGTCTTCTAATACGGCCGTAGGATCAACTTCAAACATGGAATTATTTagtgataattataaaatggaaTTAGTTTCTACTGAAACTCcaagaaataaatttgtttcaacGGACaattcaaaaatggaatttgttACTGCTGGAAATGAAAGTATTAGATTGGAAGAATCGACATCAAGCAAACTTTTTGGCGCAAAATCTGCAAATACTGATGTAGAACCACCCTCGAGCATAGAATTACCTAGTATTAGTTCTGAAATGGAATTTATTGCTCCTGGAAGCAGTGTATTGAAAACatctataactcaaaaacgatggCGCCCTGCTTATGTTTCGCAAGTCGATATGGAACACGAATTTGATATTCCTCGACACGCCAAAAGTCATTCCAGTTTGGCAGTtgataaaatacagaaaaagaaaattatcgcCTTAAATCGAGACAATCGATTATTAAAAGCCagagtaaaaaatttagaaacgtTTCTAAATCATTTGAAGAGCAAGAACTTGATATCCGAAGAGGCCTATTCGAACATACAG aatactttaagtacTTCTACAGAAAAGATGAATATTCAAGAGGAATCATTTATTGAACATGATTCACTTATTGACATTAAAGAAGAGCCAATTATTGATATAAAAGAAGAACCAGTTGATTCCATACAAGAACAATATCAACCGATTGATCCTTTAAGTCTACCCAATTATGAAGGTGATTCATCCCAAACTGAACAACATCAGTTAAATGTTTATAAGAATACAATGAATATGGTTAAAGTAGAAGACGTCCCATCCGAGTATAATGAAGATGCACATTTTAGAAATGATTGTCTCCAATTCGGAAATTTCGTGGGAATAGAATTGCAAAAATTAAGTGACTATAATAGTTTAGAAGTTGCCACACAACGTATTAGATCTGTAATTTTAGATGCTCAAAATGGACTTTACAAAAGTGATCTTTAA